AGCCCTGAACGGGGCCTTGCCATGCTTTCTCTGCTTCTTTCCATCTTCTCTGGTCCCAGAAGCGCTGGCCTTCAAATGCCAGTTCAATGAGGCGTTCGCGGTGAATGACCTGGCGCATGCCTTCCTTAGAATCTATCTGTGCTGGATTGGTAGAGAAGTTGGTCCATGCCTCTCTTACCGTGGGGATACCTGCTCTCAGGCGCACGGAATCGATCCAGCGTTCTGTTTCAGATCCCGGGCCACTCACTTCATTCAACGCTTCTGCATACATCAGGTAGAGGTTAGCCATGCGCATGACCGGCCAGGCATATTGGGAAATGATGTAGGTTGTATTGTTAGGCCCAAATACGTTCAGGTAGTTCACCACTTTCACGGGAAAATAGCCGGTAACATTGAAGCGGGTCACCTGGCCTGAGAAGCCGGAATACTGGCCTTGCCTGGCTTCCAGGTGGTTCAGCGAGCCTACAGTGGTATTACCGTTTCCATAGAGTATAGCACCATCAAAACCCAGGTTAGCATAAAAACGCGGCTCCCTGTCAAAATTGATGGCGGCAGTAATATAATCCTGGAAGATGAGGTTCTTCTCCGCAGCAACGGCTTTGCGTGTTTGGTTACCACGCGTTACAAAATCCAGCGTTCTGTCTTCCATAACAGGCACACCGTTCTTTGTATAAAATTGGTTTACGATGCTCATGGGAACGGAAGAGAGGCACCAGAAAGAAATGTTGTTAGCCTGGGCAGCGGTTGCTCTTGGCTGCGCCATTTCCTGGATCATAGCAGCCTGGCTGTTGGTGTTGGACCATACTGCTTCGGAATTGAAGTTATCGGTAAGGCTCGTTCTGATGTCCATCACTTTTTGCAGATCTGCGGGCAGGTTGGCGGATACAGAAGGAGAAAAGCGGTTGAGACGGTAGCCTTGCGCAATACAGATATCAATGGCTTCTTTTATCGCATCTTTCGCTCTTATCCATTTCTGCGGATCGTACGTTTGGGAAAAATAGATCTGCCCTGTTTTACTTTTGAAGTTGGCGTAAGTAGTATTACCGTTGAATAGCGGACTGGCAGCGGTTATCAGTACTTCAGCCTTTACCGCCATTGCAATGGCTTTGGTAATTCTGCCAGCCTCACTCGCCATGTTGTTGATGCGTTCAGGCAGATTGGTGATGGAGCTGTCCAGTGTTGCTACTACATAATTGAAGCAGGAGTCCACCGGCTGGC
This DNA window, taken from Chitinophaga niabensis, encodes the following:
- a CDS encoding RagB/SusD family nutrient uptake outer membrane protein, with protein sequence MRLKRSVVFGLLCCLAVSSCKKYLDVVPDGVATFDYVFRQRSTAEQYLYTCYSYMPKHGDISTNPAFMAAGELWFQYPYNLPGFTVNLNSWEIARGTQSVATPLVSYWNGTNGASNLFRAIRDCNILIENVNKVPNMDQYEKDQWAAEATFLKAYYHWWLLRMYGPIPVVDKNLPVNVSPEDVQVPRQPVDSCFNYVVATLDSSITNLPERINNMASEAGRITKAIAMAVKAEVLITAASPLFNGNTTYANFKSKTGQIYFSQTYDPQKWIRAKDAIKEAIDICIAQGYRLNRFSPSVSANLPADLQKVMDIRTSLTDNFNSEAVWSNTNSQAAMIQEMAQPRATAAQANNISFWCLSSVPMSIVNQFYTKNGVPVMEDRTLDFVTRGNQTRKAVAAEKNLIFQDYITAAINFDREPRFYANLGFDGAILYGNGNTTVGSLNHLEARQGQYSGFSGQVTRFNVTGYFPVKVVNYLNVFGPNNTTYIISQYAWPVMRMANLYLMYAEALNEVSGPGSETERWIDSVRLRAGIPTVREAWTNFSTNPAQIDSKEGMRQVIHRERLIELAFEGQRFWDQRRWKEAEKAWQGPVQGWTIGQQDVVGYYQFATLFNQTFRQRDYFWPIAEDDLIENKNLVQNPGW